A genomic region of Deltaproteobacteria bacterium contains the following coding sequences:
- a CDS encoding PAS domain S-box protein, producing the protein MPERREKRLTSRIVNLEEQLAALRSAEVVLKTSEDRYRKIFDYAPVSIREEDVTALEAAFDKLRAQGISDFRRYFDEHPDFLDKAQKLIKIVTLNEATLALYGAKSREELVGALERTLVPESMSVFREELVAFAEGKETFEGENINQTLDGRRINILAKIIYLPKPGRREKVVVCTVDITREKQAMKALEEEILQNHLILETALDGFFIADTRGKIKEANLAASRITGYDRHELMKMNLKDIDGCVITSADKKQGKMRSFRLHERFERTCRRKSGEMIDIEVSQNFLEINDEKFYFYFFSDISNRKRAVAELHEREKELAEQSQKLEEANVALRVLLKRVEADKRILEEDVMFNIKDLVFPYLDKLRKTGLSTIQTSYLSVITSNLKDVISSFPSHLHNQFSELTPSEIQIANLVKQGKSSKEVSEILGLSPRTIETHRRNVRKKLGIRGHGTNLRTHLSKLDNG; encoded by the coding sequence ATGCCTGAGCGGCGAGAAAAACGGTTGACGTCACGTATAGTGAATCTGGAAGAGCAGCTTGCGGCGTTGCGAAGTGCCGAGGTGGTCTTGAAGACAAGTGAAGATCGTTACCGCAAGATTTTTGACTACGCTCCCGTTTCAATTCGGGAAGAGGATGTCACGGCCCTGGAAGCGGCGTTTGACAAACTCCGGGCGCAGGGGATCAGCGACTTTCGTCGGTATTTTGATGAGCACCCGGATTTTCTCGATAAAGCGCAGAAATTGATCAAAATAGTGACCCTCAATGAGGCCACGCTTGCCCTTTACGGCGCCAAAAGCCGAGAGGAACTGGTCGGTGCTCTGGAAAGAACCCTGGTGCCCGAATCCATGTCGGTCTTCCGTGAAGAGTTGGTGGCATTCGCGGAAGGCAAGGAAACATTTGAGGGTGAAAACATCAACCAGACCCTCGATGGACGCAGAATCAACATTCTCGCTAAAATCATCTATCTTCCCAAACCTGGCAGAAGAGAAAAAGTTGTGGTCTGTACGGTGGACATCACTCGAGAAAAGCAGGCCATGAAGGCGTTGGAAGAAGAAATTCTCCAGAATCATCTTATTCTCGAGACAGCCCTCGATGGGTTTTTTATTGCCGATACGAGGGGTAAAATCAAGGAAGCAAATTTGGCCGCCTCAAGAATCACAGGATACGATCGCCATGAACTGATGAAGATGAATCTCAAGGATATTGATGGATGCGTTATCACGTCAGCCGACAAGAAACAGGGCAAGATGCGGAGCTTTCGTCTACATGAACGGTTCGAGAGGACATGCCGCCGGAAGAGCGGAGAGATGATTGATATCGAGGTCAGCCAGAATTTTCTGGAGATCAATGACGAAAAGTTCTACTTTTACTTTTTCAGCGACATCAGCAATCGTAAAAGGGCTGTGGCTGAACTGCATGAAAGGGAAAAAGAACTGGCTGAGCAGTCACAGAAACTGGAGGAAGCGAACGTTGCTCTTCGGGTGTTGTTGAAACGGGTTGAAGCGGATAAGAGAATCCTTGAAGAAGATGTCATGTTCAATATCAAGGATTTGGTCTTCCCCTATCTGGACAAATTAAGAAAAACCGGGCTAAGTACAATCCAAACATCATATCTGAGTGTCATCACGTCAAATTTGAAGGATGTTATTTCCTCCTTTCCCAGCCATTTGCACAATCAGTTTTCGGAACTGACCCCCTCGGAAATCCAAATTGCCAATCTGGTCAAACAGGGAAAATCGAGCAAGGAAGTCTCCGAAATTCTTGGCCTGTCGCCACGGACTATTGAAACCCACCGGCGGAATGTGCGTAAAAAACTCGGTATCCGCGGTCATGGAACCAACCTGAGAACCCACCTGTCCAAATTGGATAATGGGTAG